Proteins encoded by one window of Deltaproteobacteria bacterium:
- a CDS encoding LLM class flavin-dependent oxidoreductase, with translation AAIATVCKKLTLGTGTVISHRHPIHLAQSMAGLSTMCENLIMGLGLGTFPHEFEAAGQKKVTLQDRANVAKINAQLCRRFWAGEKISYTDDYYDFKDVELKPTPKKPIPIWYGGGTPASARRAADYCDGWMPGRIPTATFNKMYKYLEEQCKLAGHPMVTTGAIPITSIDKNRDVALSKVNTKGLIAEGNAPSKKTWVKPKSGTFSTVEDIEGLLMAGTPADIARDTKRYEEAGLNHIVFDLRFRYADWYQQIDYLGQEVLPAVRA, from the coding sequence GCGGCAATTGCCACGGTGTGCAAAAAGCTCACCCTTGGCACCGGCACGGTAATCTCGCACCGCCACCCGATTCATCTGGCGCAGTCCATGGCCGGTCTCAGCACCATGTGCGAGAACCTCATCATGGGTCTCGGTCTGGGCACCTTTCCCCATGAATTCGAAGCGGCCGGACAAAAGAAGGTCACGCTGCAAGATCGCGCCAATGTCGCCAAGATCAATGCCCAACTTTGCCGTCGTTTCTGGGCCGGCGAAAAGATCAGCTACACCGACGATTATTACGATTTCAAAGACGTCGAGCTCAAACCGACGCCGAAAAAACCGATTCCGATCTGGTACGGCGGCGGCACACCGGCTTCGGCGCGCCGCGCGGCGGATTACTGCGACGGCTGGATGCCCGGACGCATTCCGACAGCGACGTTCAACAAAATGTACAAGTATCTCGAAGAGCAGTGTAAGCTCGCCGGACATCCAATGGTCACCACCGGCGCGATTCCAATCACCAGCATCGATAAGAACCGCGATGTCGCGCTCAGCAAGGTCAATACTAAAGGCTTGATCGCCGAGGGTAACGCGCCGAGCAAGAAAACCTGGGTCAAGCCCAAGTCCGGCACCTTCTCGACGGTCGAAGACATCGAAGGCTTGCTGATGGCCGGCACGCCGGCGGATATCGCTCGCGATACCAAACGCTACGAAGAAGCTGGCCTCAATCACATCGTTTTCGACCTGCGCTTCCGCTACGCCGACTGGTACCAACAGATCGACTATTTGGGCCAAGAAGTTCTGCCGGCAGTGCGCGCGTAA
- a CDS encoding alpha/beta hydrolase, whose amino-acid sequence MRTEKVNFYSDGIKLAGVLYLPDGEQGKPYPGIVQGPGFLGLKDAKHYILMFEKLCAAGYACLCFDYRGWGDSEGNDRGWVMPAWQAADIRSALSFMESRDDIDSDRLATYGSGGTGGGNAVYVAAIDARVKCCVSYLGVSSGREWLHSMRREYEWIDYLKSMEEDRKLRATTGKSAMVSAREGGIMVQTPERVTTTIKKDVADKIPDAMPLACAEAILEYSPIDVVHKISPRGVLFIAVEGDAVTPEKQSFDLYEAAGEPKKLVLYKKTTHYGIYNDYFDDVAANVVDWYNRHLKYHKVEITESK is encoded by the coding sequence ATGCGTACCGAAAAAGTAAATTTCTACAGCGACGGCATCAAACTCGCCGGCGTGCTCTATCTGCCGGATGGAGAACAAGGGAAACCTTACCCTGGCATCGTCCAGGGCCCCGGCTTTCTCGGCCTCAAAGACGCCAAGCATTACATCTTGATGTTCGAAAAGCTCTGCGCCGCGGGCTATGCCTGCTTATGTTTCGATTACCGCGGTTGGGGCGATAGCGAAGGCAATGACCGCGGCTGGGTCATGCCGGCGTGGCAAGCGGCTGACATCCGCAGCGCGCTGAGTTTCATGGAAAGCCGCGATGACATCGATTCCGATCGGCTCGCCACCTATGGCTCCGGCGGCACCGGCGGCGGCAACGCCGTCTACGTCGCGGCCATCGATGCCCGGGTGAAATGCTGCGTGAGCTATTTGGGCGTCAGCAGCGGCCGGGAGTGGCTCCACTCCATGCGCCGCGAATATGAGTGGATCGATTACCTGAAGAGCATGGAAGAGGACCGTAAACTCCGCGCCACCACCGGCAAAAGCGCCATGGTCAGCGCCCGCGAAGGCGGTATCATGGTTCAGACCCCGGAGCGCGTCACCACCACCATCAAAAAAGACGTGGCCGATAAAATCCCCGATGCCATGCCGCTGGCCTGCGCCGAAGCGATTTTAGAATACAGCCCCATCGACGTGGTGCACAAGATCTCGCCCCGCGGCGTGCTCTTCATCGCCGTCGAAGGCGACGCGGTGACGCCGGAAAAACAGTCCTTCGATCTCTACGAAGCGGCCGGCGAGCCGAAAAAGTTGGTGCTCTATAAAAAGACCACCCACTACGGCATCTACAACGATTACTTCGACGATGTCGCCGCCAACGTGGTCGACTGGTACAACCGCCATCTGAAGTACCACAAAGTTGAA